In one Methanobrevibacter arboriphilus genomic region, the following are encoded:
- the rimI gene encoding ribosomal protein S18-alanine N-acetyltransferase gives MIIREFRPKDLFRVYEIQEISIPNPYNMDILRKLFDFGAGFLVAQVKENIVGYIIFWIVEENRGHIISLAVDPDYKRQKVGSRLINTAIATFLKFDIFIITLEVNAENKEALDFYQSIGFKINKKVSNYYEDGADAYKMSFNFFDGY, from the coding sequence ATGATAATCAGAGAATTTCGTCCAAAGGATTTGTTTAGAGTTTATGAAATTCAGGAAATATCCATTCCTAATCCTTATAATATGGATATACTTAGAAAACTTTTTGATTTTGGAGCAGGCTTTTTAGTTGCTCAAGTTAAGGAAAATATAGTTGGTTATATTATATTTTGGATTGTTGAAGAGAATAGAGGCCATATAATCTCCTTAGCTGTAGATCCCGATTACAAAAGACAAAAAGTAGGTTCAAGATTAATTAATACTGCTATTGCTACATTTTTAAAGTTTGATATATTTATAATAACTTTAGAGGTAAATGCTGAAAATAAAGAAGCTTTAGATTTTTATCAGTCTATTGGGTTTAAAATAAATAAAAAAGTATCAAATTACTATGAAGATGGAGCTGATGCTTATAAAATGTCATTTAATTTTTTTGATGGTTATTAA
- the carA gene encoding glutamine-hydrolyzing carbamoyl-phosphate synthase small subunit: MEKGEKTKDKSTAKIALEDGTIIKGEGFGHETTATGEIVFTTGMTGYVEGLTDPSFKGQIMMSTYPLQGNYGVSDDWYQSGKIQVEGYIVREVCKEPSIYSSQKTLDEFLKEYKIPGISGIDTRDLTIKIREKGAMKCAISTEEIDDSELIAQAKNQLSIVDMDLVPQVSTKEIVTFGDNFKQKAALIDCGVKKNIIEGFLKKDIGVVLFPYNSDYKTILDYDIDGLMISCGPGNPERLTETIENVQKLSNRLPIFGICMGQQVIAKSFGAKIYKMKFGHRGSNQPVKDLTSGKVFITSQNHGFSIDKESLKDTPLKLTQINLNDNTPEGFSHEELPLNCVQYHPEAGPGPNDTNFVFDKFKKMMDDY, from the coding sequence ATGGAAAAGGGAGAAAAAACAAAGGATAAATCTACTGCAAAAATAGCTTTAGAGGATGGAACGATAATTAAAGGTGAAGGATTTGGTCATGAAACAACTGCAACTGGTGAAATTGTTTTCACGACTGGTATGACTGGTTATGTTGAAGGATTAACTGATCCTTCTTTTAAAGGCCAAATAATGATGTCAACATATCCTCTTCAAGGAAATTATGGTGTTAGTGATGATTGGTATCAATCTGGAAAAATCCAAGTAGAAGGATACATTGTAAGAGAAGTCTGCAAAGAACCTTCTATATACTCTTCACAAAAAACATTAGATGAGTTCTTAAAAGAATATAAAATTCCAGGTATTAGTGGAATTGATACAAGAGATTTAACCATAAAAATCCGTGAAAAAGGAGCTATGAAATGTGCAATATCTACTGAAGAAATTGATGATAGTGAGCTTATTGCTCAGGCAAAGAATCAATTAAGTATTGTAGATATGGATTTAGTTCCACAAGTTTCAACTAAAGAGATAGTTACATTTGGTGATAATTTCAAACAAAAGGCAGCTTTAATTGATTGTGGTGTTAAGAAAAATATTATTGAGGGATTTCTAAAAAAAGATATTGGTGTGGTTCTTTTCCCATATAATTCAGATTATAAAACAATATTGGATTATGATATAGATGGGTTAATGATTTCTTGTGGTCCTGGAAACCCAGAAAGGCTTACTGAAACAATAGAAAATGTACAGAAGTTGTCCAACCGTCTTCCTATTTTTGGTATTTGTATGGGTCAACAGGTTATAGCTAAATCTTTTGGAGCTAAAATTTATAAGATGAAGTTTGGTCATAGAGGGTCTAATCAACCAGTTAAGGATTTAACATCAGGTAAAGTTTTTATAACTTCTCAAAATCATGGATTTAGTATTGATAAGGAATCATTAAAAGATACTCCTTTGAAATTGACTCAAATTAATCTTAATGATAATACTCCTGAGGGCTTTTCACATGAAGAGTTACCATTAAATTGTGTTCAGTACCATCCTGAAGCTGGACCTGGTCCAAATGATACTAACTTTGTATTTGATAAATTTAAAAAGATGATGGATGATTATTAG
- the carB gene encoding carbamoyl-phosphate synthase large subunit, with product MPIDKDIKKVLIIGSGPIQIGQAAEFDYSGSQACKSIKEEGIETVLINSNPATIQTDMDMADKVYVEPLTPEIVAKIIEKEQVDAILPTMGGQTGLNIATGLDEIGALGGVKVIGSSVKTIKDVEDRDLFGNFMNKLNEPIPKCRAVESIDEAIEAVKNIGYPVIVRPAFTLGGTGGGVANNKEELIDIASHGLDMSFIGQVLIDESVLGWKEFEYEVMRDKNDTCIIICSMENIDPMGIHTGESVVVAPAQNLNDIEAQSLRDASIKIIRALGIEGGCNIQFAVNPETSEYKVIEVNPRVSRSSALASKATGYPIAKISSKIAIGMTLDEIQNDITKETPASFEPTIDYVVSKVPRWPFDKFKGINRKIGVQMKSTGEVMSIGRTIEEALHKAIRSLDTGFFGFEEIDFSKDDLKNPTDERLFQVYAALKMGMPVSKIHSLTNIDTFFLNKIKNIVDFEEKINKESLKDKELFLEAKKMGFSNSTLAEIAKISDEEFEKITNVHNIKPCYKMVDTCAAEFEAKTPYYYSSYDGVDYDGGDELQVSDNRKIIILGAGPIRIGQGIEFDYCCVHSSLALKEEGIETIIINNNPETVSTDYDISDKLFFEPLTFEDVMAIIEKEKPEGVLVQFGGQTSINLAVPLANAGVKILGTPYESIDRVEDRERFTEVLNKLNIPQAPYGLAMSFDDARDAAKDIGFPVLVRPSYVIGGRAMEIVYDDYELKEYMEEAVKVSPEHPILVDKFLEGAIEVDVDILSDGDDVFIGGIMEHIEEAGVHSGDSACVIPPQTIPEDVLDVIRDYSRKLAIELDVIGLMNIQYAVKLDEKDESCKNKGKVYIIEANPRASRTIPFVSKAIGKPLAKIASKLVIGKKLKDFGLTDEIKINHVAVKESVFPFLKLPEADAVLGPEMKSTGESMGIDENFGLAFYKSQLSANMDLPKEGTIFISVREEDKSKIQDIAEKASKLGFNLIATPGTARAVDGVEIEEISKISQDSPNVSDKILSKEVDLIINTPSGKLSAADGYKIRRLAIELGIPYVTTLAGARAALNAIEAIKNSELRVKSLNEYIGEN from the coding sequence ATGCCAATTGATAAAGATATTAAAAAAGTACTTATAATAGGTTCAGGGCCAATTCAGATAGGTCAAGCAGCGGAATTTGATTATTCGGGTTCACAAGCTTGTAAATCAATAAAAGAAGAAGGGATTGAAACTGTACTAATTAATAGTAATCCTGCTACAATTCAAACTGATATGGATATGGCAGATAAAGTTTATGTTGAACCTTTAACTCCTGAAATTGTAGCTAAGATTATTGAAAAAGAGCAAGTTGATGCTATTTTGCCTACTATGGGTGGACAAACTGGATTAAATATAGCTACTGGATTGGATGAAATTGGAGCATTAGGTGGAGTAAAAGTAATAGGTTCATCAGTTAAAACAATTAAAGATGTTGAGGATAGAGATTTATTTGGAAATTTCATGAATAAACTTAATGAACCAATTCCTAAATGTCGGGCTGTTGAATCTATTGATGAAGCTATTGAGGCAGTTAAAAATATAGGATATCCTGTAATCGTAAGGCCTGCTTTCACTTTAGGGGGCACTGGTGGTGGTGTAGCTAATAATAAGGAAGAACTTATTGATATTGCTTCTCATGGTTTAGATATGAGTTTCATTGGTCAAGTTCTTATTGATGAATCTGTTCTTGGTTGGAAAGAATTTGAATATGAAGTTATGAGAGATAAAAACGATACTTGTATTATCATATGTAGTATGGAAAATATTGATCCAATGGGAATTCATACTGGTGAAAGTGTTGTTGTAGCTCCTGCTCAAAATTTAAATGATATTGAAGCTCAAAGTTTACGTGATGCATCTATAAAAATAATAAGGGCATTAGGTATTGAAGGTGGATGTAATATTCAATTTGCTGTTAATCCTGAAACAAGCGAATATAAAGTTATTGAAGTTAATCCAAGGGTAAGTAGAAGTAGTGCATTGGCATCTAAAGCTACTGGCTATCCTATTGCTAAGATATCCTCTAAAATAGCTATTGGAATGACTCTTGATGAAATTCAAAATGATATTACAAAAGAAACACCTGCATCTTTTGAACCAACTATTGATTATGTTGTATCTAAAGTTCCTAGATGGCCTTTTGATAAATTTAAAGGAATTAATAGGAAAATTGGAGTTCAAATGAAGTCTACTGGTGAAGTAATGTCTATAGGAAGGACTATTGAAGAAGCACTTCATAAAGCTATTCGTTCTCTTGATACTGGTTTTTTTGGGTTTGAAGAAATTGATTTCAGTAAGGATGACTTGAAAAATCCTACTGATGAACGTTTATTCCAAGTTTATGCAGCACTTAAAATGGGTATGCCTGTAAGTAAAATCCATAGTCTTACTAATATTGATACATTTTTCTTAAATAAAATTAAAAATATTGTTGACTTTGAAGAAAAAATTAATAAAGAATCTTTAAAGGATAAAGAACTGTTTTTAGAAGCTAAAAAAATGGGTTTTTCAAATTCAACATTGGCTGAAATAGCAAAGATTAGTGATGAGGAATTTGAAAAAATAACCAATGTTCATAATATTAAACCTTGTTATAAGATGGTTGATACTTGTGCAGCTGAATTTGAAGCTAAAACTCCTTATTATTATAGTAGTTATGATGGTGTGGATTATGATGGTGGAGATGAACTTCAAGTTTCAGATAATCGTAAGATAATAATACTTGGTGCAGGTCCAATTAGAATAGGTCAAGGTATCGAGTTTGATTATTGTTGTGTTCATTCTAGTTTAGCTCTTAAAGAAGAAGGTATTGAAACTATAATTATTAATAATAATCCTGAAACTGTAAGTACTGATTATGATATTTCTGATAAGCTTTTCTTTGAGCCATTAACATTTGAAGATGTAATGGCTATTATTGAAAAAGAAAAACCAGAAGGCGTTTTGGTTCAATTTGGTGGACAAACTTCTATCAACTTAGCTGTTCCTTTAGCTAATGCTGGTGTAAAGATTCTTGGAACTCCTTATGAGAGTATTGATAGGGTTGAAGATAGGGAAAGGTTTACTGAAGTTTTAAACAAACTTAATATTCCTCAAGCTCCTTATGGATTAGCTATGTCCTTTGATGATGCAAGAGATGCTGCTAAAGACATAGGTTTCCCAGTTCTTGTTCGTCCATCTTATGTTATTGGTGGAAGAGCTATGGAAATTGTTTATGATGATTATGAACTCAAAGAATATATGGAAGAAGCTGTAAAAGTATCTCCAGAACATCCGATCCTTGTGGATAAATTCTTAGAAGGTGCAATCGAAGTTGATGTTGATATTCTCTCAGATGGTGATGATGTATTTATTGGAGGAATAATGGAACACATCGAAGAAGCAGGAGTTCATTCTGGTGATTCTGCTTGCGTAATACCTCCTCAAACTATTCCAGAAGATGTTTTAGATGTTATTCGTGACTATTCTCGTAAATTAGCTATTGAACTTGATGTTATTGGATTAATGAATATACAATATGCAGTAAAACTTGATGAAAAGGATGAATCTTGTAAAAATAAAGGTAAGGTCTACATTATTGAAGCAAATCCAAGAGCAAGTAGGACTATTCCATTTGTAAGTAAAGCTATTGGTAAACCTTTAGCTAAAATAGCATCAAAGTTAGTCATTGGTAAAAAATTAAAAGACTTTGGATTAACTGATGAAATTAAGATTAATCATGTGGCTGTAAAAGAATCTGTTTTCCCATTTTTAAAACTTCCTGAAGCTGATGCAGTACTTGGACCTGAAATGAAATCTACAGGAGAAAGTATGGGTATAGATGAAAATTTTGGGCTTGCTTTTTATAAATCACAGCTTTCAGCTAATATGGACCTTCCAAAAGAAGGAACTATATTTATTAGTGTAAGAGAAGAAGATAAATCTAAGATACAAGATATAGCTGAAAAGGCATCTAAATTAGGATTTAATTTAATAGCTACTCCTGGAACTGCAAGAGCAGTTGATGGTGTTGAAATTGAAGAGATTAGTAAAATAAGCCAGGATTCTCCTAATGTCAGCGATAAAATATTGTCTAAAGAGGTTGATTTGATTATTAATACTCCTTCTGGAAAATTATCTGCAGCAGATGGGTATAAAATTAGACGTTTAGCTATTGAACTTGGAATTCCTTATGTTACTACCTTAGCTGGAGCCAGAGCTGCTTTGAATGCTATTGAAGCTATTAAAAATAGTGAACTTAGAGTTAAATCTTTAAATGAATATATTGGAGAAAATTAA
- a CDS encoding Ig-like domain-containing protein, whose translation MNFMRYDKKIFLISSLLISFIFIFSLASVSAADFYVNETGGNDGNEGTIARPLESVKKAVEKTNAENGNNKIIIKGGIYTGTKNNQIVINRSVDIYSAKYYYNDNKYGDVVIDGGKTNWLFKIQNNANVNFYGINFVNANSNDHGSVINSYTNNSNLTINKCSFINTNTNSNSGSYIYGGVIYIYGGNLNILSSNFINNTVNGTVVHGGVIYASNFVNFKILNSSFINNTINATSISGTEIKGGVIYVKNVNNFNVSGSSFINTRVICNTIYGSVIHVDNPVSFGNVTYSRFINTNSSTGSHQIYGKLYCDYNWWGTNNVFNVANLASPAKLNNYYTMKISSIISNNSLSVGDKLKFTYSFVLNGTDDNAGAANNFPFFDVDINNDIFWKNIDGRLSASYNIPLTSLNNSINAILDKENSTILYNANKATTNIVISVISSAYYGQNVIFKAILSDQAGNLLGGKTVKLNIGSLILNLKTNSKGEASYSYLANKFIGSKNIIADFTGDSLYNGVSKNITLNVVKAKTTIVISNFKALYKKSNIIKATIKGQNGKVLAGKVVKLYINGKYITKAKSSSSGLASFKYTFKTGKTHKIIANFTGDSYYLAKNSPTLKVIPKSKTYTKLSKFTAKYGKIATFKATLKNTANKAMVKKYIKFYANGKYLGQAKTNYNGLATLSKKISFKGLVSFIAKYFGDSKNHESSYTQKVTIK comes from the coding sequence ATGAATTTTATGAGGTATGATAAAAAAATTTTTTTAATATCATCTTTACTTATTTCTTTTATTTTCATTTTTAGTTTAGCTAGTGTTAGTGCAGCTGATTTTTATGTAAATGAAACAGGTGGAAATGATGGTAATGAAGGAACTATAGCTAGACCTTTAGAGAGTGTTAAAAAAGCAGTTGAGAAAACCAATGCTGAAAATGGGAACAATAAGATTATCATTAAAGGTGGAATTTATACTGGAACTAAAAACAATCAGATAGTTATCAATCGTAGTGTAGACATCTATAGTGCAAAATATTATTATAATGATAATAAGTATGGTGATGTTGTAATAGATGGAGGAAAAACTAATTGGTTGTTTAAAATTCAAAATAATGCTAATGTTAATTTTTATGGAATAAATTTTGTTAATGCGAATTCTAATGATCATGGTAGCGTTATTAATTCTTATACTAATAATAGTAACCTAACTATAAATAAATGTAGTTTTATAAACACTAATACTAATTCTAATAGTGGAAGTTATATTTATGGTGGTGTTATTTATATTTATGGTGGTAATTTAAATATTTTAAGTTCTAATTTTATAAATAACACTGTTAATGGCACTGTTGTTCATGGTGGTGTTATTTATGCTTCTAATTTTGTTAATTTTAAGATTTTAAATTCTAGTTTTATTAATAATACTATTAATGCTACTTCAATCAGTGGTACTGAGATTAAGGGTGGTGTTATTTATGTTAAAAATGTTAATAACTTTAATGTAAGTGGTTCTAGCTTTATAAATACTAGGGTTATTTGTAATACTATTTATGGTAGTGTTATTCATGTAGATAACCCTGTTAGTTTTGGTAATGTTACATATTCTAGATTTATAAATACTAATAGTAGTACTGGCAGTCATCAGATATATGGTAAGCTATATTGTGATTATAATTGGTGGGGAACTAATAATGTATTCAATGTAGCTAATCTTGCTAGTCCTGCTAAATTAAATAATTATTATACTATGAAAATTAGTAGTATTATATCTAATAATAGTCTTAGTGTTGGTGATAAGCTTAAATTTACCTATAGTTTTGTTTTAAATGGTACTGATGATAATGCTGGTGCAGCTAATAATTTCCCTTTCTTTGATGTTGATATTAATAATGATATCTTTTGGAAAAATATTGATGGTCGTTTAAGTGCTAGCTATAATATTCCTTTAACTTCTCTTAATAATTCTATTAACGCTATTCTTGATAAAGAAAATTCTACTATCCTTTATAATGCTAATAAAGCCACTACTAATATTGTGATTAGTGTTATATCTAGTGCTTATTATGGTCAAAATGTTATTTTTAAAGCTATTTTAAGTGATCAGGCTGGTAATTTATTAGGTGGAAAAACAGTTAAATTAAATATAGGGAGTTTAATACTTAATCTTAAGACTAATAGTAAAGGTGAAGCTTCTTATAGTTATTTAGCTAATAAATTTATTGGTTCTAAAAATATTATAGCTGATTTCACAGGAGATAGCTTATATAATGGTGTTAGTAAAAATATTACTTTGAATGTTGTTAAAGCTAAAACTACTATAGTTATTTCTAATTTCAAAGCTCTTTATAAGAAGTCTAATATAATTAAAGCTACTATTAAAGGTCAAAATGGTAAAGTTTTAGCTGGAAAAGTAGTTAAGTTATATATTAATGGTAAATATATTACTAAAGCTAAAAGTTCTAGTTCTGGGTTAGCTAGCTTCAAATATACTTTTAAAACAGGGAAAACTCATAAAATTATAGCTAATTTCACGGGAGATAGCTATTATTTAGCTAAAAATTCTCCTACTTTAAAAGTTATTCCTAAAAGTAAGACTTATACTAAGTTATCTAAATTCACTGCTAAATATGGTAAAATAGCTACTTTTAAAGCTACCCTTAAAAATACTGCTAATAAAGCTATGGTTAAAAAGTATATTAAGTTTTATGCTAATGGTAAGTATCTTGGTCAAGCTAAGACTAATTATAATGGTTTAGCCACACTTTCTAAGAAAATCAGTTTTAAAGGTTTAGTTAGTTTTATAGCTAAGTATTTTGGTGATAGTAAGAATCATGAGTCTAGTTATACTCAAAAAGTAACTATTAAATAG
- a CDS encoding amidohydrolase family protein: MITIANGTVLCGADLVAKNTNVLIDDGKIIEISKDVYEGEIIDATNSIVCPSFLNAHTHIGDSIIKDIGDGKSIEEIVKPPNGLKHIALESSSNGDIVNAMKDSMLEMLQTGTTHFIDYREGGINGVKLLKKAAEDIPINPIVLGRDDSFYGDGPDLSKVKIAIRKLLKICDGIAPSGFGEITEDVATLIVTECEKQGKISSIHAGEYEYLQTDSLSKNGKTEIQMAIDSGFNQLIHITSPLKNDLDLIRRNKRNIVLCPRSNGAFSLGIPPLFEILKNEIKPLIGTDNIMINSPNIFRELEYTLKIMRAFYKNYISPKEILKMATTNVYLNNSKYGSNNNSDNDLNKNFNDFSIYKKINKSIIDEKNNVELFISKKISKNPYLSLINRSETKDIICLMNKDKLIYYD, translated from the coding sequence ATGATAACCATAGCTAATGGAACTGTTTTATGTGGTGCTGATTTAGTAGCTAAAAATACCAATGTCTTAATTGATGATGGAAAGATAATTGAAATATCTAAAGATGTTTATGAGGGAGAAATTATTGATGCTACAAATTCAATAGTTTGTCCTAGCTTTTTGAATGCACATACTCATATTGGAGATTCTATTATAAAGGATATTGGGGATGGAAAATCTATTGAGGAAATTGTAAAGCCTCCTAATGGATTAAAACATATAGCTCTTGAATCCTCTTCTAATGGGGATATTGTTAATGCCATGAAAGATTCAATGTTGGAAATGCTTCAAACTGGAACAACTCATTTCATTGATTATAGGGAAGGTGGAATTAATGGTGTTAAGCTACTTAAAAAGGCAGCTGAGGATATTCCAATTAATCCAATAGTTTTGGGTCGTGATGATAGTTTTTATGGTGATGGTCCTGATTTATCTAAGGTAAAGATAGCTATTCGTAAACTTTTAAAAATTTGTGATGGTATAGCTCCAAGTGGTTTTGGTGAGATAACAGAAGATGTAGCTACTTTGATTGTCACAGAATGTGAAAAACAAGGTAAAATATCATCTATTCATGCAGGAGAGTATGAATATCTTCAAACTGATTCTTTATCAAAAAATGGTAAAACTGAAATTCAAATGGCTATTGATTCTGGATTTAACCAATTAATTCATATTACATCTCCTTTAAAGAATGATTTAGATTTAATTAGAAGGAATAAAAGAAATATTGTACTTTGTCCTCGTTCCAATGGAGCTTTTTCACTTGGTATTCCTCCACTTTTTGAGATTTTAAAGAATGAAATTAAACCTCTTATTGGAACCGATAATATAATGATAAATTCACCTAATATTTTTAGAGAATTGGAATATACATTAAAGATAATGAGGGCTTTTTACAAGAATTACATATCTCCAAAAGAAATATTAAAAATGGCAACAACAAATGTATATTTAAATAATTCAAAATATGGTTCTAATAATAATTCAGATAATGATTTAAACAAAAATTTTAATGATTTTAGTATTTATAAAAAAATTAACAAATCTATAATTGATGAGAAAAATAATGTAGAACTATTTATATCAAAAAAAATATCAAAAAATCCATATTTAAGTTTAATTAATAGGTCAGAAACAAAAGATATAATATGTTTAATGAATAAAGATAAATTAATATATTATGATTAA
- a CDS encoding universal stress protein: MYKKILLPTDGSKFAEKAEKHALFLAEASGAEIIALSVVETSFSIGLPSDDTIFQINQLLKKETEKNLQKVEKMKEECASDVKITLKVDEGSPAEVILETIEKEDIDLVVMGSSGKTGFDRFIMGSVAEKVVKAAECSVLVVY; this comes from the coding sequence ATGTATAAAAAAATATTATTGCCTACTGATGGTTCAAAATTTGCAGAAAAAGCAGAAAAACATGCTCTATTTCTTGCAGAAGCAAGTGGGGCAGAAATTATTGCTTTAAGTGTCGTTGAAACAAGCTTTTCTATTGGTCTTCCTTCTGATGATACAATATTCCAAATAAACCAGTTACTTAAGAAAGAAACTGAGAAAAATCTTCAAAAAGTAGAAAAAATGAAAGAAGAGTGTGCTAGCGATGTTAAAATAACTTTAAAAGTAGATGAAGGTTCTCCTGCTGAAGTTATTTTAGAAACTATTGAAAAAGAAGATATAGACTTAGTTGTAATGGGTAGTTCTGGAAAAACTGGCTTTGATAGGTTTATTATGGGTAGTGTAGCTGAAAAAGTTGTTAAAGCTGCAGAATGCTCAGTTCTTGTTGTTTATTAG
- a CDS encoding CBS domain-containing protein: MLIKDIVSKDPIHVSVPGNREKALELMRKKKISGLPVTKEGTNQLVGILTRSDLIGNPDEEQIALIMSRDIITAELDDDVAETASKMIKNNIRRVPVVKNGNLIGIVTSSDIVSLAISEMDINVPIEDYMIKNVPTTWDQSPLNVAFEVMRFFNLKCVIALNNDAKMSGILTETDFINESEVVSETSVHNSSVGTEGDKWSWDSTSVLYVEKNHLKFSDKVVKDVSTVRVTTVNTKTKVSDCAKKMRIEHIEQIPVIGIEGNLVGLIRANDLLKALTD, translated from the coding sequence ATGTTGATTAAGGATATAGTTTCTAAAGATCCTATTCATGTTTCTGTCCCGGGAAATCGTGAAAAAGCTTTGGAACTTATGAGAAAAAAGAAAATTTCGGGTTTACCTGTTACTAAAGAAGGAACTAATCAATTAGTAGGAATATTGACTAGGTCTGATCTTATTGGAAATCCTGATGAGGAACAAATAGCTCTTATAATGTCTAGAGATATTATTACTGCTGAATTGGATGATGATGTTGCTGAAACTGCTTCTAAAATGATAAAAAATAATATAAGGAGAGTTCCTGTTGTTAAAAATGGGAATTTAATTGGAATTGTAACTTCATCTGATATAGTATCTTTAGCTATCTCAGAAATGGACATAAATGTTCCTATTGAAGATTATATGATCAAAAATGTTCCAACTACTTGGGATCAGTCTCCTCTGAATGTAGCATTTGAAGTTATGAGATTTTTTAATCTTAAATGTGTTATTGCTTTAAATAATGATGCTAAAATGAGTGGGATTCTTACAGAAACAGATTTTATCAATGAAAGTGAAGTTGTATCTGAAACAAGTGTTCATAACTCTAGTGTTGGTACAGAAGGAGACAAATGGTCTTGGGATAGTACTAGTGTTCTTTATGTTGAAAAAAATCATCTTAAATTCTCTGATAAGGTTGTTAAAGATGTTTCAACTGTTAGAGTTACCACGGTTAATACTAAAACTAAAGTTTCTGACTGTGCTAAAAAAATGAGGATTGAACATATTGAACAAATTCCAGTTATTGGCATTGAAGGAAATTTAGTTGGATTAATAAGGGCTAATGATCTTCTTAAAGCTTTAACTGACTAA
- the larE gene encoding ATP-dependent sacrificial sulfur transferase LarE, which yields MNLTKKIEKVEEILKGKDIVIAFSGGADSTLIAYLAKKVANNILAVTLNNEIMPSNFLNNAKKIANSIGIEHEIINENFLEVDKFKENNPNRCYLCRSIMYSNIKKLAEEKGFETIVDGTNISDLLEDRPGIMINYENDILSPLVNAGIEKEDVLEYLKENNIEYSKSTTCLATRIKTGQEITAKKINRIKYAEDFIKSLTRSETVRVRDIENTAQIELENIDLLLNRNTLKLVESELKAVNFEKITLDIGTKVHEKKDIVIYKPCKDEANKIMFENELPYNIDIRKTCPNLEKLGKLKCSEKMGVAMLDINGRNVTLFENGKIVARKVKDKEDAQNILIEVLPMIRRII from the coding sequence ATGAACTTAACTAAAAAAATCGAAAAAGTAGAAGAAATTCTAAAAGGAAAAGATATTGTTATTGCTTTTTCAGGAGGTGCAGATAGTACATTAATTGCTTATTTAGCTAAAAAAGTAGCTAATAATATACTTGCGGTTACACTTAACAATGAAATAATGCCTTCTAATTTTTTAAATAATGCAAAGAAAATTGCTAATTCAATAGGGATAGAACATGAGATAATCAATGAAAATTTCCTTGAAGTAGATAAATTCAAAGAAAATAATCCCAATCGTTGTTATTTATGTAGAAGCATAATGTATTCAAATATAAAAAAGTTAGCAGAGGAAAAAGGTTTTGAAACAATAGTTGATGGTACAAATATAAGCGATTTACTTGAAGATAGACCTGGAATAATGATAAATTATGAAAATGATATTTTAAGCCCTTTAGTTAATGCAGGTATTGAAAAAGAAGATGTTTTAGAATATTTAAAAGAAAATAATATTGAATATTCAAAATCCACAACATGTTTAGCAACTAGGATAAAAACTGGTCAGGAAATAACTGCTAAAAAGATTAATAGAATTAAATATGCTGAAGATTTTATTAAAAGTCTTACTCGCAGTGAAACAGTTCGAGTAAGAGACATAGAAAATACTGCACAGATAGAATTAGAAAATATTGATCTTCTTCTTAATAGAAATACTCTTAAATTAGTTGAAAGTGAATTAAAAGCAGTTAATTTTGAAAAAATTACTTTAGATATTGGAACAAAAGTTCATGAAAAAAAAGATATAGTTATTTACAAGCCTTGTAAAGACGAAGCAAATAAAATAATGTTCGAAAATGAACTACCATATAATATTGATATTAGAAAAACTTGTCCAAATCTTGAAAAATTAGGTAAATTAAAATGTTCAGAAAAAATGGGAGTAGCTATGTTGGATATTAATGGGCGTAATGTTACTCTTTTTGAAAATGGAAAAATAGTAGCTCGTAAAGTAAAAGATAAAGAAGATGCTCAAAATATCCTAATTGAAGTTCTGCCTATGATTCGTAGAATAATATAA